One window of the Eschrichtius robustus isolate mEscRob2 chromosome X, mEscRob2.pri, whole genome shotgun sequence genome contains the following:
- the LOC137757259 gene encoding melanoma-associated antigen 9-like: protein MSELRQPEADLQAPVQAQGPVEAQLFGAEGEEAASPSSSSSPVAPSFSAYAESLPQEALTVLKSHLVEFLLLKYRTKEPICKAEMLNMVLRDHRDHFPVVFSRACESMQLVFGVDVKEVDPRECTYVLVPTLGLTCDAVLSDGQSMPKAGLLVLILCQIAQYGDHAPEEEVWELLSIIGVYAGKQHCIYGEPRELLTKVWVQEGYLEYRQVPHSDPARYEFLWGPRAHAETSKWQVLEHLLRVNTVGPTSAGAVSDEEEGA from the coding sequence ATGAGTGAGCTGCGCCAGCCTGAGGCAGACCTTCAGGCCCCAGTCCAGGCCCAGGGCCCGGTGGAGGCGCAGCTGTTCGGGGCTGAGGGGGAGGAGGCCGCATCcccctcgtcctcctcctcccccgtCGCCCCCTCCTTCTCCGCCTATGCCGAGTCCTTGCCCCAGGAGGCACTTACTGTGCTGAAGTCTCACCTGGTGGAATTCCTGCTCCTCAAGTATCGCACCAAGGAGCCGATCTGCAAGGCGGAGATGCTGAACATGGTCCTCCGTGACCATCGGGACCACTTCCCCGTGGTCTTCAGCCGAGCTTGCGAGAGCATGCAGCTGGTGTTTGGCGTGGACGTGAAGGAGGTGGACCCCCGCGAGTGCACCTACGTCCTGGTCCCCACCCTGGGCCTCACCTGTGATGCAGTGCTGAGCGATGGGCAGAGCATGCCCAAGGCCGGCCTCCTGGTGCTGATTCTGTGCCAGATCGCCCAGTACGGTGACCACGCCCCTGAGGAGGAGGTCTGGGAATTGCTGAGCATCATAGGGGTGTATGCAGGGAAGCAGCACTGCATCTATGGAGAGCCCAGGGAGCTCCTCACCAAAGTGTGGGTGCAGGAGGGCTACCTGGAGTACCGGCAGGTGCCCCACAGCGACCCCGCCCGCTACGAGTTCCTGTGGGGTCCCCGGGCCCACGCGGAGACCAGCAAGTGGCAGGTCCTGGAGCATCTGCTCAGGGTCAATACCGTGGGTCCCACGTCTGCAGGGGCTGTGAGCGATGAGGAAGAGGGGGCCTGA
- the LOC137757440 gene encoding melanoma-associated antigen 10-like has protein sequence MSELRQPEADLQAPVQAQGPVEAQLFGAEGEEAASPSPSSSSSSYPEDVDPLHLDPLPLKVADLVAFLLLKYRTKELTSKAEMLNIVFRDHWDQFPVVFSEACECMQLVFGVDVKEVDPHERTYVLVPTLGLTCDAVLSDGQSMPKAGLLVMVLAMIPLEGDHAPEEEVWELLSIMGVYAGKQHCIYGEPRELLTKVWVQEGYVEYQQVPHSDPARYEFLWGPRAHAETSKWQVLEHLLRVNGWDPRSFPSLCAEAVSDEEEGA, from the exons ATGAGTGAGCTGCGCCAGCCTGAGGCAGACCTTCAGGCCCCAGTCCAGGCCCAGGGCCCGGTGGAGGCGCAGCTGTTCGGGGCTGAGGGGGAGGAGGCCGCATCCCCctcgccctcctcctcctcctcctcctacccT GAAGATGTGGATCCCTTGCACTTAGACCCACTACCACTGAAGGTGGCTGACCTGGTGGCATTCCTGCTCCTCAAGTATCGCACCAAGGAGCTGACCTCCAAGGCGGAGATGCTGAATATCGtcttcagagaccactgggaccaGTTCCCCGTGGTCTTCAGCGAAGCTTGCGAGTGCATGCAGCTGGTGTTTGGCGTGGACGTGAAGGAGGTGGACCCCCACGAGCGCACCTACGTCCTGGTCCCCACCCTGGGCCTCACCTGTGATGCAGTGCTGAGCGATGGGCAGAGCATGCCCAAGGCCGGCCTCCTGGTGATGGTCCTGGCCATGATCCCCCTGGAGGGCGACCACGCCCCTGAGGAGGAGGTCTGGGAATTGCTCAGCATCATGGGGGTGTATGCAGGGAAGCAGCACTGCATCTACGGGGAGCCCAGGGAGCTCCTCACCAAAGTGTGGGTGCAGGAGGGTTACGTGGAGTACCAGCAGGTGCCCCACAGCGACCCCGCCCGCTACGAGTTCCTGTGGGGTCCCCGGGCCCACGCGGAGACCAGCAAGTGGCAGGTCCTGGAGCATCTGCTCAGGGTCAATGGATGGGATCCCAGGTCCTTCCCATCCCTGTGTGCAGAGGCTGTGAGCGATGAGGAAGAGGGGGCCTGA
- the EOLA2 gene encoding protein EOLA2 isoform X2 has translation MKFGCLSFRQPHAGFVLNGVKTLETRWRPVLSGHRHRTLAVHIARRDWEDAAWRELLAERLGMSPAQIQALLRDGEKFGRGVIAGLVDIGDTLLCPENLGPNEAAELENQALLPNLRQKYLTALANPRWLLQPVPRRGGKDVFQVQFADDSLQAVPVENPVCASAAKNLPAEEVLLDDHRVSLVVPAHRA, from the exons ATGAAGTTCGGCTGCCTGTCCTTCCGGCAGCCTCATGCGGGTTTCGTCTTAAATGGGGTGAAGACGCTGGAGACGCGGTGGCGGCCCGTGCTGAGCGGCCACCGGCACCGCACCCTGGCCGTCCACATCGCGCGCAGGGACTGGGAGGACGCGGCCTGGAGGGAGCTGCTGGCCGAGAGGCTGGGGATGAGCCCCGCGCAGATCCAGGCCTTGCTGCGGGACGGGGAGAAGTTCGGCCGCGGAGTGATAGCCG GGCTGGTTGACATTGGGGACACTTTGCTGTGCCCAGAAAACTTAGGTCCCAACGAGGCTGCGGAGCTGGAGAATCAAGCCCTGCTGCCCAACCTGCGGCAGAAGTACCTGACTGCGCTTGCCAACCCCCGCTGGCTGCTGCAGCCTGTCCCCAGGAGAGGCGGGAAGGACGTCTTCCAG GTTCAGTTTGCGGATGACAGTCTTCAAGCTGTCCCTGTTGAAAATCCTGTCTGCGCCTCTGCGGCGAAGAACCTCCCTGCGGAAGAGGTCTTGCTCGACGATCACCGTGTCTCCCTCGTCGTTCCAGCGCACAGAG CTTAG
- the EOLA2 gene encoding protein EOLA2 isoform X1 → MKFGCLSFRQPHAGFVLNGVKTLETRWRPVLSGHRHRTLAVHIARRDWEDAAWRELLAERLGMSPAQIQALLRDGEKFGRGVIAGLVDIGDTLLCPENLGPNEAAELENQALLPNLRQKYLTALANPRWLLQPVPRRGGKDVFQVQFADDSLQAVPVENPVCASAAKNLPAEEVLLDDHRVSLVVPAHRGEGGILHHPPELSWEGELKNTLVGHTVVWALWWWVVLGARIWALGLVTLLLRTLP, encoded by the exons ATGAAGTTCGGCTGCCTGTCCTTCCGGCAGCCTCATGCGGGTTTCGTCTTAAATGGGGTGAAGACGCTGGAGACGCGGTGGCGGCCCGTGCTGAGCGGCCACCGGCACCGCACCCTGGCCGTCCACATCGCGCGCAGGGACTGGGAGGACGCGGCCTGGAGGGAGCTGCTGGCCGAGAGGCTGGGGATGAGCCCCGCGCAGATCCAGGCCTTGCTGCGGGACGGGGAGAAGTTCGGCCGCGGAGTGATAGCCG GGCTGGTTGACATTGGGGACACTTTGCTGTGCCCAGAAAACTTAGGTCCCAACGAGGCTGCGGAGCTGGAGAATCAAGCCCTGCTGCCCAACCTGCGGCAGAAGTACCTGACTGCGCTTGCCAACCCCCGCTGGCTGCTGCAGCCTGTCCCCAGGAGAGGCGGGAAGGACGTCTTCCAG GTTCAGTTTGCGGATGACAGTCTTCAAGCTGTCCCTGTTGAAAATCCTGTCTGCGCCTCTGCGGCGAAGAACCTCCCTGCGGAAGAGGTCTTGCTCGACGATCACCGTGTCTCCCTCGTCGTTCCAGCGCACAGAGGTGAAGGCGGGATCCTCCACCATCCTCCAGAGCTTTCTTGGGAAGGAGAGCTCAAGAATACTCTCGTTGGCCACACCGTTGTTTGGGCCCTGTGGTGGTGGGTTGTCTTGGGAGCCAGGATCTGGGCTCTCGGCTTGGTCACCCTGCTTCTCCGAACTCTCCCTTGA
- the EOLA2 gene encoding protein EOLA2 isoform X3, whose product MKFGCLSFRQPHAGFVLNGVKTLETRWRPVLSGHRHRTLAVHIARRDWEDAAWRELLAERLGMSPAQIQALLRDGEKFGRGVIAGLVDIGDTLLCPENLGPNEAAELENQALLPNLRQKYLTALANPRWLLQPVPRRGGKDVFQGPASSGIAVVLELFSESTPAI is encoded by the exons ATGAAGTTCGGCTGCCTGTCCTTCCGGCAGCCTCATGCGGGTTTCGTCTTAAATGGGGTGAAGACGCTGGAGACGCGGTGGCGGCCCGTGCTGAGCGGCCACCGGCACCGCACCCTGGCCGTCCACATCGCGCGCAGGGACTGGGAGGACGCGGCCTGGAGGGAGCTGCTGGCCGAGAGGCTGGGGATGAGCCCCGCGCAGATCCAGGCCTTGCTGCGGGACGGGGAGAAGTTCGGCCGCGGAGTGATAGCCG GGCTGGTTGACATTGGGGACACTTTGCTGTGCCCAGAAAACTTAGGTCCCAACGAGGCTGCGGAGCTGGAGAATCAAGCCCTGCTGCCCAACCTGCGGCAGAAGTACCTGACTGCGCTTGCCAACCCCCGCTGGCTGCTGCAGCCTGTCCCCAGGAGAGGCGGGAAGGACGTCTTCCAG GGGCCTGCGAGCTCAGGGATCGCAGTTGTCCTTGAACTGTTCTCGGAGAGCACACCTGCAATCTGA
- the EOLA2 gene encoding protein EOLA2 isoform X4 translates to MKFGCLSFRQPHAGFVLNGVKTLETRWRPVLSGHRHRTLAVHIARRDWEDAAWRELLAERLGMSPAQIQALLRDGEKFGRGVIAGLVDIGDTLLCPENLGPNEAAELENQALLPNLRQKYLTALANPRWLLQPVPRRGGKDVFQVDIPEHLIPFGQEA, encoded by the exons ATGAAGTTCGGCTGCCTGTCCTTCCGGCAGCCTCATGCGGGTTTCGTCTTAAATGGGGTGAAGACGCTGGAGACGCGGTGGCGGCCCGTGCTGAGCGGCCACCGGCACCGCACCCTGGCCGTCCACATCGCGCGCAGGGACTGGGAGGACGCGGCCTGGAGGGAGCTGCTGGCCGAGAGGCTGGGGATGAGCCCCGCGCAGATCCAGGCCTTGCTGCGGGACGGGGAGAAGTTCGGCCGCGGAGTGATAGCCG GGCTGGTTGACATTGGGGACACTTTGCTGTGCCCAGAAAACTTAGGTCCCAACGAGGCTGCGGAGCTGGAGAATCAAGCCCTGCTGCCCAACCTGCGGCAGAAGTACCTGACTGCGCTTGCCAACCCCCGCTGGCTGCTGCAGCCTGTCCCCAGGAGAGGCGGGAAGGACGTCTTCCAGGTGGACATCCCCGAGCACCTGATCCCCTTTGGGCAGGAGGCCTGA
- the LOC137756469 gene encoding uncharacterized protein: MAGGDGGGGGDRKVRPWPPRARAPRRRARETPARRYRPRARRVLAPCGRGESRAHWDGPAAATGPRPLGDKSRSRQAVWRRAEGRAARRLETGGVERHPEEDQEVGGGAGRKRRGGAVANSWGGAGGGAGRRWEELGEEYLGLTCGKELGEEELLEEEAELGRSGAELGKSRAAPTPPWCPGRAFEWPRLSVLVAQHPGCLCCPCTLRARTLRVSTLWHVRFPLLDPWFLLCWQAPVLLPGTTVTSPSAPAASVWGSGSALCLPAASLRWALLPGLELLSRSPGKTRTGSYSFLSPREQECRPLGEERRVPSRIRGLGAAGDLSDQQLQVPPCRCPLLGSSPQAWLPAASRHPGASSSCFQIMREGPVGVGWCLAAPVRGAPLQLSLDLQYKNNVLAGTGLLSFPSAHLG, translated from the exons ATGGCGGGCGGGGACGGTGGCGGTGGAGGGGACAGGAAGGTGCGGCCTTGGCCGCCCCGCGCGCGCGCGCCCCGACGCAGAGCCCGGGAAACTCCCGCCCGGAGGTACCGTCCGCGAGCGCGGCGGGTCCTGGCTCCTTGCGGGCGGGGCGAGTCGCGGGCGCACTGGGACGGCCCGGCTGCGGCCACCGG GCCCCGGCCGCTAGGAGACAAGAGTAGGAGCCGCCAGGCCGTGTGGCGGCGCGCGGAAGGCCGGGCCGCTCGGAGGCTCGAGACCGGCGGCGTGGAGCGGCACCCGGAGGAGGACCAGGAAGTGGGCGGGGGAGCGGGTCGGAAGAGAAGGGGCGGGGCTGTGGCGAATAgctggggaggagctgggggaggggcagggcgcaGGTGGGAGGAACTGGGGGAGGAGTATCTGGGGCTGACGTGTGGGAAAGAGCTGGGTGAGGAGGAGCTTCTGGAGGaggaggcagagctggggaggAGTGGGGCGGAGCTGGGGAAAAGCCGGGCAG CCCCAACACCTCCTTGGTGCCCTGGGAGGGCCTTCGAGTGGCCCCGGCTCTCCGTCCTTGTCGCCCAACACCCTGGGTGCCTGTGCTGTCCCTGCACGCTGCGGGCACGCACTCTGCGGGTCTCTACACTTTGGCACGTGCGGTTCCCGCTCCTGGACCCCTGGTTCCTCTTGTGCTGGCAAGCTCCTGTCCTCCTTCCAGGCACAACTGTAACGTCCCCTTCTGCGCCCGCCGCGAGCGTCTGGGGTTCTGGCAGCGCCCTGTGCCTTCCTGCTGCCTCCCTTCGCTGGGCTCTTCTTCCCGGGCTGGAGCTGCTCTCCAGGAGTCCTGGGAAGACAAGGACAGGGTCTTACTCGTTCCT AAGCCCGAGGGAACAGGAGTGCCGGCCCCTAGGTGAGGAGCGGAGGGTGCCTTCGCGGATTCGGGGCCTCGGGGCTGCGGGGGACCTGAGCGATCAGCAGCTCCAAGTCCCTCCATGCCGGTGTCCCCTCCTCGGCTCCTCGCCCCAAGCGTGGTTACCAGCTGCGTCCAGACACCCCGGAGCGTCGTCGTCGTGCTTTCAGATCATGAGGGAGGGTCCC GTGGGCGTGGGCTGGTGTTTGGCTGCCCCCGTGAGAGGAGCCCCTTTGCAACTCAGCCTTGATCTTCAGTACAA GAACAACGTCCTGGCAGGAACGGGCCTGCTCTCCTTTCCCTCTGCTCATCTGGGTTAG